A window of Marinobacter halotolerans genomic DNA:
CTTTGTGCTCTGCGTAGAAGCCCTCAGCCTGCTCCTGGGTCAGGTGCATCATTTTTGCTGCAACGATGTTCAGGCCAGCTTTCTCAAAACGGGAATAGATTTCACCGATCACGTTTTTTGCTACCGCATCGGGCTTGATAATCGAGAGCGTGCGCTCATTTGCCATGATATTTCTCCGGTTGGTTTCCAATAAAAATTCAGGGTTGGGATTATACGCAGTCCGGGGCCTACTGCCTACCGCACAGCACGCAGGCGCGTCACTACGTCAACAATCCGGGACACAGCAAATTCAACATCTTCCGGCTGCGTGTAACGTCCGAAGGAAAAGCGCAGTGCCTGATGGGCATGGCGCTCATCAAGCCCTATGCCTCGAAGCACATAGGAGGGCTCAACCGCTGCGGAAGAACAGGCGGACCCGGAGGACACCGCCAATTCCCGCAGCCCAAGCATCAAAGATTCCGCATCGACTCCATCAAAGGACAGATTGATAATGCCTGGCACACGGTATTCCGTGCTGCCGTTAACTGATACGCCTTCGAGCGCGCCAAGACCCTCGAAGAGCCGTTCTCGCAGGGATTCAAGGCGGACAGGTTCTTCTTCAATCAGTCCGGCTGCAATCTCAAAGGCCTTTCCCATCCCCACAAGCTGGTGAGTGGGCAAAGTACCCGAGCGCATACCGCGCTCGTGGCCGCCGCCATGAATCTGCGCCGCCACCCGCACCTCCGGTGCCCGCCGGACGTAGAGCGCACCGACGCCTTTCGGACCGTACACCTTGTGGCCAGACAGCGACAGCAGATCCACCTTCAACTGGCCAACATCCACCGCCATTTTGCCCGCTGCCTGGGCTGCATCCACATGAAACAACACGTCGCGTTCCCGCAACAGGTCGCCTATGGCTGCAACATCCGTCACACAGCCGAGCTCATTGTTCACCAGCATAAGGCTCACCAGGATCGTATTGTCCCGCAGCGCCTCCTGGACCTGCCTGGGGGAAATACGGCCATCGGCAGACGGGGCGAGCCAGGTAACCTCAACGCCCTGTTTTTCAAGCCACTTACAGGTATCGACCACGGCCTTGTGCTCGATCAGCGACGTGATTATGTGGGCCTGACCAGGGCGCTCAACAGCGGCTTCGACGACTCCCTTGATCGCCAGGTTGTCGGATTCGGTTGCACCGGAAGTCCAGACAATTTCCCGCGGATCGGCGTGAATGAGATTCGCCACCTGGCGCCTGCTCTTCTCGACGGCGGCCTCGGCCTGCCAGCCGAATCCGTGGGACCGGGACGCCGGATTACCATAGACCCCGTCCGACGTGAGGAACTTGATCATTTCGTCAGCAACAGACGGATCGACGGGGGTTGTTGCCGCATAATCCAGGTAGACAGGATTCTTCATGAGGTTGTCAGAACTATACTCGGAAATGGTTCGGGCATTCAGGCCGGAGCCTGGTTGGTAAGGCGCTCGGTGTTGATGGCCTGCGAATCCTGCTCGGCCTGGCGGAGATTCTGCCGGGCGGCCACTACCTGAATTTCACGCTTCTTCATTAGGTCTCCGAGGCTGATGTCGCTCAGAAACTGATGAATCTGGTCACTCAGATCCGACCAGAGATGGTGGGTAAGACATTTCTCACCATTCTGGCAGTCGCCTTTGTTCCCGCAGCGGGTTGTGTCCAGAGATTCGCTGACCGCATCCACAACTTCGGCAATGAACACCGCATCGGCACCACGGCTTAACTGATAACCGCCGCCGGGGCCTCGGATACTGGACACGAGCTGCTTTCGCCTTAGCCTTGAAAAGAGCTGCTCAAGGTACGAAAGCGAGATGCCCTGACGCTGGGATATATCAGCAAGACTGACCGGACCCTGGTCTCCGTGAAGAGCCAGATCAAGCATTGCTGTTACCGCATAGCGGCCTTTGGTGGTCAGTCTCATAGAGTCAGCACCGCTCCGGTTTTATCGCAAAAATACAGGTTCGAGTATGAATTGACCCAGTATTTCAGTCAAGTATTCACCGCTGGGGCGGTTCATCATCCCGGACACAGTCAAAGTCCTCTTCTTCCAGCGGTGGAAGTGCGCCGTTCTGGTACTCGCTGTTCACTTTCCTGAGTGCCTTGCACATGTTCTCGATCCGATCGTCCACGACGTGCATATGATCCAGCAGGCTGCGCATGGCGCGGGCAACCGGGTCCGGCATCTCCTCGGTGACGCCATAGGCATCGAAGCCCATGCGCTCTTCCATCTCTTTACGGCGTTGATCGTCTTCACCCTTGCGCTTGGCCACGATGCGGCCGGGGATGCCCACAACGGTAGCGCCCTCCGGCACCGCCTTGGTCACCACCGAGTTGGAACCGATCTTCGCGCCGGCCCCCACTTCAAAGGGGCCCAGGATTTTCGCACCGGCTCCGACCACCACACCATTACCCAGCGTTGGATGGCGCTTGCCCTTGTTCCAGCTGGTTCCACCCAGGGTAACGCCCTGGTAAAGCGTTACATCGTCGCCGATCACCGTGGTTTCACCAATAACCACGCCCATACCGTGATCAATGAAAAAGCGTCGACCGATGGTAGCGCCAGGATGGATCTCGATGCCGGTAATCCAGCGGGCAAGAGTAGAAAAGGTTCGGGCAAGCCATTTAAGCCCCAGGCCCCAGAGCCAGTGCGAAAACCGGTGACACAGCAGCGCGTGGAGTCCGGGATAGTTGGTCAGCACCTCAAACGTATTTCTGGCCGCCGGATCGCGATGAAACACGCTTCTCACATCTTCCCTCAAGCGCTCAAACATAATGTTATTCCTGTTCACCTGGGATTGTTTTCACCCGTGAGCCGTTTCCGGGCCCGCCTGCGGATTTCTGAACGGCCGTCAGGATACCCCGGAGTATGTTGATTTCCATCTGGTCCATCTGAGCCCGCTGAAAAAGCCGGCGCAAACGGGTCATTAGCTGGCGGGGTTTCTCACGACGATGGAACTCCACGTCCACCAACACCTGCTCCAGATGCTCGAAAAAGCTCTCGACATCCTGAACCGGCGCCGGAGAAACATCCCAGCCCGGATCGCTCGGGGCTACCATTGGCCTTAAATAGGGGCTCTGCTCCCCTCCTTCAACGCCGCGAAGAAAATACATTCGTAATTCGTAACACACCACCTGCACAGCCATGGACAGATTCAACGAGCTGTAGTCCGGATTCGAAGGGATATGGATGTGAAAATGGCACCGCTGTAGCTCGTCATTGCTCAGCCCGTGATTCTCCCGCCCGAAGACCAGCGCAACCGGCCCGGCAACGGACTGCTCAAATGCCTTTGCAGCGGCATCCGGGGGCGCAATGACCGGCCAGGGCACTTTTCTTCCCCGGGCGCTGGTACCCATCACGCAGACGCAGTCTGAAATAGCCTCATCAAGGCTTTCACACACACGGGCGTTGTCCAGCACATCAGACGCGCCGGCAGAGCGTGCATATGAGGCTTCATCCGGAAAGGAAGCCGGATTGACCAGATACAGATTACCCAACCCCATGTTTTTCATTGCGCGGGCGACTGCGCCAATGTTGCCGGAATGAGAGGTTTCAACCAGAACAATGCGAATCTGGTCGGTAAACCCGCGGTTGCTGTCCTGAGGCAATGCAGACTTGTGCATGTGAAGACGATCTCTGTTTGCGTTTGGAAAAGGCGGCCAGCATACCAGATTTGCCCTTTACACGGTCCCCCGGGATAACACCGACACGCAGCAGTCGGTGTTATCGCGCATGTTAAAACCATACAAGGGGGTTTGGTTTTTGTTATGCTATGCGCCCTTCACACACCTGGGAAATGATCACTCAGATGCAACCAGCGATTAAAATGGCCCTCCGCGTAGCACGACAGGGCTCCGATTACCTCAAAGCACATTTTGAACGCCAGGAACCCAATGGCGACAGTGATGACCGTGCAAAGCAGCTTGAGCGAGTGGAACAGTCGGTTTACGACAACTTTTCCGAACAGCTCGAGAAGGCCTATAAAGACCACACCATTGCCGCTCTGAACGAGTCTGATGCCGGGCAGAGCGAGAAGAGCTGGCATATCTTCCCCGTTCTGGGTCGCCAAAACTTTCTGCGAGGCATTCCCGACTTTGCGTTGGCCCTGGTACAGAAGCGGAACAATCGCACCGAAAACCTGTTGCTGATCAATCCGGTCACCGGCGAGGAATACTCGGCCAGTCGCGGACATGGCGCGGCGTTGAACAGCCGTCGGGTTCGGACCAGTGAAACCAAGCACGCAGACCGGGCTGCCATTGTCAGCAACCTGCTGGACCAGACCCGCCGTGGCGATGACCCGCTGATCTGGGGTGAAATGGCGTCGATGCTGGCAAAAGACAGCAGCATGTTCAGAACCGCAGGCTGTGTTGCGCTGGATGTCGCCCGAGTGGCGTCCGGCCACCTTGACGCCGCTGTC
This region includes:
- a CDS encoding IscS subfamily cysteine desulfurase gives rise to the protein MKNPVYLDYAATTPVDPSVADEMIKFLTSDGVYGNPASRSHGFGWQAEAAVEKSRRQVANLIHADPREIVWTSGATESDNLAIKGVVEAAVERPGQAHIITSLIEHKAVVDTCKWLEKQGVEVTWLAPSADGRISPRQVQEALRDNTILVSLMLVNNELGCVTDVAAIGDLLRERDVLFHVDAAQAAGKMAVDVGQLKVDLLSLSGHKVYGPKGVGALYVRRAPEVRVAAQIHGGGHERGMRSGTLPTHQLVGMGKAFEIAAGLIEEEPVRLESLRERLFEGLGALEGVSVNGSTEYRVPGIINLSFDGVDAESLMLGLRELAVSSGSACSSAAVEPSYVLRGIGLDERHAHQALRFSFGRYTQPEDVEFAVSRIVDVVTRLRAVR
- the iscR gene encoding Fe-S cluster assembly transcriptional regulator IscR: MRLTTKGRYAVTAMLDLALHGDQGPVSLADISQRQGISLSYLEQLFSRLRRKQLVSSIRGPGGGYQLSRGADAVFIAEVVDAVSESLDTTRCGNKGDCQNGEKCLTHHLWSDLSDQIHQFLSDISLGDLMKKREIQVVAARQNLRQAEQDSQAINTERLTNQAPA
- the cysE gene encoding serine O-acetyltransferase — translated: MFERLREDVRSVFHRDPAARNTFEVLTNYPGLHALLCHRFSHWLWGLGLKWLARTFSTLARWITGIEIHPGATIGRRFFIDHGMGVVIGETTVIGDDVTLYQGVTLGGTSWNKGKRHPTLGNGVVVGAGAKILGPFEVGAGAKIGSNSVVTKAVPEGATVVGIPGRIVAKRKGEDDQRRKEMEERMGFDAYGVTEEMPDPVARAMRSLLDHMHVVDDRIENMCKALRKVNSEYQNGALPPLEEEDFDCVRDDEPPQR
- the trmJ gene encoding tRNA (cytosine(32)/uridine(32)-2'-O)-methyltransferase TrmJ; its protein translation is MHKSALPQDSNRGFTDQIRIVLVETSHSGNIGAVARAMKNMGLGNLYLVNPASFPDEASYARSAGASDVLDNARVCESLDEAISDCVCVMGTSARGRKVPWPVIAPPDAAAKAFEQSVAGPVALVFGRENHGLSNDELQRCHFHIHIPSNPDYSSLNLSMAVQVVCYELRMYFLRGVEGGEQSPYLRPMVAPSDPGWDVSPAPVQDVESFFEHLEQVLVDVEFHRREKPRQLMTRLRRLFQRAQMDQMEINILRGILTAVQKSAGGPGNGSRVKTIPGEQE
- a CDS encoding inositol monophosphatase family protein encodes the protein MQPAIKMALRVARQGSDYLKAHFERQEPNGDSDDRAKQLERVEQSVYDNFSEQLEKAYKDHTIAALNESDAGQSEKSWHIFPVLGRQNFLRGIPDFALALVQKRNNRTENLLLINPVTGEEYSASRGHGAALNSRRVRTSETKHADRAAIVSNLLDQTRRGDDPLIWGEMASMLAKDSSMFRTAGCVALDVARVASGHLDAAVIFRPEPADLAIGVTLAMESGALTGDFSGNPFTDKAKQLVVANPKLFREVLKTLHPFRGRLPQ